Proteins from a genomic interval of Sander vitreus isolate 19-12246 chromosome 6, sanVit1, whole genome shotgun sequence:
- the pdp1 gene encoding pyruvate dehydrogenase phosphatase catalytic subunit 1, whose product MPVTSQLLRGLPRAKVLASSLLPCQQHQSQLVPITHRPASRRSSHMWQSHQHSRSYQTTSVLCSYILSPPQVNSILKANEYSFKVPEFDGKNVSSVMGFESNQLPANAPIEDRRSAATCLQTRGMLLGVFDGHAGCACAQALSERLFYYIAVSLLPHNTLCELEAAVEAGRALSPILQWHKHPNDYFSKEAQTLYFNSLRTYWQELIDLTSPGEVPDTREALLNAFKRLDNDISLEAQVGDPNAFLHYWVLRVAFSGATACVAHIDGSELFIANSGDARAVLGVQEEDGSFSAHTLSNDHSAQNEEEVARIRSEHPPSERKTVIRQDRLLGLLMPLRAFGDVKFKWSIDLQKCVLESGPDQLHENEHTKFIPPNYHTPPYLTAEPEITYHKLRPQDRFMVIGSDGLWETLHRQEVVRIVGEYLTGVHQRQPLKVGGYRVTLGQMQELLDERKARMSSAFEDQNSATHLIRHAVGNNEFGTVDHERLSKMLSLPEELARMYRDDITIIIAQFNPHVIGAQRQDGQS is encoded by the exons ATGCCTGTGACATCTCAGCTGCTCAGGGGTTTGCCTCGTGCCAAGGTCTTGGCCTCCAGTCTGTTACCATGCCAACAACACCAGTCCCAGTTAGTACCCATTACTCACAGGCCTGCCTCAAGACGGTCCTCTCATATGTGGCAGAGCCACCAGCACTCAAGAAGTTATCAGACAACCTCAGTGCTCTGCAGCTACATCCTATCACCCCCGCAGGTCAACTCTATTCTGAAAGCCAACGAGTACAGCTTCAAG GTGCCAGAGTTTGATGGAAAGAATGTGTCATCAGTGATGGGTTTCGAGAGTAATCAGCTGCCGGCCAACGCTCCTATAGAAGACCGTCGAAGTGCAGCCACATGCCTGCAGACGCGAGGAATGCTGCTGGGTGTATTTGATGGCCATGCTGGCTGTGCCTGTGCACAG GCGCTGAGTGAGAGGTTGTTTTACTACATAGCAGTGTCTCTGCTGCCCCACAACACGCTGTGTGAGCTCGAGGCAGCTGTGGAGGCCGGCAGGGCCCTCAGTCCCATCCTGCAGTGGCACAAACACCCCAACGACTACTTCAGCAAGGAGGCTCAGACTCTTTACTTCAACAGCCTCCGAACCTACTGGCAGGAGTTAATAGACCTCACCAG cCCAGGGGAAGTTCCAGACACCCGTGAGGCCTTGTTGAACGCCTTCAAGAGGCTGGACAATGACATTTCCCTGGAGGCTCAG GTTGGAGACCCGAATGCTTTCCTGCACTACTGGGTCCTGAGAGTGGCCTTTTCTGGAGCAACGGCCTGCGTGGCTCACATCGATGGATCAGAACT ATTTATAGCCAATTCAGGAGACGCTCGGGCAGTGTTGGGGGTGCAGGAAGAGGATGGTTCATTCAGCGCTCACACGCTCTCTAATGACCACAGCGCCCAGAATGAGGAGGAGGTGGCTCGGATACGAAGTGAACACCCTCCATCAGAGAGGAAGACCGTTATACGACAG GACCGGTTGCTCGGCCTCCTCATGCCGTTACGTGCATTTGGGGATGTAAAGTTCAAATGGAGTATTGATCTGCAGAAGTGTGTGTTAGAGTCTGGACCTGATCAGCTCCATGAAAACGAGCACACCAAGTTTATCCCTCCAAACTACCACACCCCCCCCTACCTGACCGCCGAGCCTGAGATCACGTACCACAAACTGCGGCCACAGGATCGTTTCATG GTGATTGGCTCTGACGGCCTCTGGGAGACGTtgcacagacaggaagtggttCGTATTGTGGGGGAGTATTTAACAGGTGTGCACCAGCGCCAGCCCCTCAAAGTCGGAGGCTACAGGGTCACCCTGGGACAGATGCAGGAGCTGCTTGATGAGAGAAAGGCTCGCATGTCTTCGGCTTTCGAGGATCAGAACTCTGCGACCCACCTGATACGTCACGCGGTGGGAAACAACGAGTTTGGCACGGTTGACCACGAGAGGCTGTCAAAAATGCTGTCGCTGCCCGAAGAGCTGGCTCGCATGTACCGTGATgacatcaccatcatcattgCTCAGTTCAACCCTCACGTGATTGGAGCACAGAGACAGGACGGGCAATCCTGA